From one Cyprinus carpio isolate SPL01 chromosome B3, ASM1834038v1, whole genome shotgun sequence genomic stretch:
- the LOC109076330 gene encoding hexosaminidase D-like: MDARRRHLSSTPAFISRVYRNRLHRSRHEHSKGYEVDSGLLGDCCHGENFLSSQLKKDTSVKTHQIIQGGNFWAKQHIPQLNLVHNEEDPVKKEHAGNTEVQPEEKETIQSNQEELEPEIPDDTPMDPLKIVHLDLKGAAPKVKYLEEIFPLLSTLGANGILLEYEDMFPYEGELSILKSSFAYSPEDIEKIKSLAKQHKLELIPLVQVFGHLEFVLKHEKFFKLREVETYPNSLNPQAQGSMDLVQDMLTQVMKKHPEAKWFHIGADEVRGLGESEDSKRWLEANSGDMGKLFLNHVTAVGKFMTKLKRGIKLILWDDMFRKLSSDTIKESGLQDLASPMIWKYIPNMDVKEIGNYISKYEQAGFKGVWFASAFKGASGIDQKWTPISHHLKNHLQWQKVIQSMPQYKSVRFQGIALTGWQRYEHHTVLCELLPVAIPSLAVCLQTLKYGSFDTEAEKEVQRLLGCQVELSNNECKGASFPGSDVYEMVKKLNDNLESSVKKIMQSYHVKGSFSPYHRKRSFANPRNLAFFKDGLKKLMDEWDSFLLTFRKNMEAIFYPDTLEEWLEENVNEHIERLHEMVVDVERIIKLNGQPKVDPSKMR; encoded by the exons ATGGACGCCCGGCGCC GTCACCTGAGTTCAACACCTGCCTTCATTTCTAGGGTTTATCGCAATCGCCTGCACAGAAGCAGACATGAACACTCAAAAGGTTATGAGGTTGATAGTGGGCTGCTTGGTGATTGTTGCCATGGTGAAAATTTTCTTTCATCCCAG CTCAAGAAAGACACGAGTGTCAAAACCCACCAAATCATACAAGGTGGTAACTTCTGGGCTAAACAGCATATCCCACAGCTGAATTTGGTTCATAATGAGGAGGATCCTGTCAAAAAAGAACATGCAGGCAACACAGAGGTTCAGCCAGAGGAAAAAGAGACGATCCAATCAAACCAAGAGGAGTTAGAACCAGAAATTCCTGATGATACACCCATGGATCCATTAAAAATTGTGCACTTGGATCTGAAAGGCGCTGCACCCAAAGTCAAATACCTTGAAGAG ATATTCCCTCTACTGTCAACTCTGGGTGCTAATGGGATATTGCTGGAATATGAGGATATGTTTCCTTATGAGGGGGAGCTCAGCATTCTCAAATCAAGCTTTGCATACAG TCCGGAAGATATAGAGAAAATTAAGTCTCTGGCCAAGCAGCACAAGCTTGAACTGATTCCTCTGGTGCAGGTGTTCGGACACTTGGAG TTTGTCTTAAAACACGAGAAGTTCTTCAAACTGAGAGAAGTGGAAACATATCCCAACAGCCTGAACCCTCAGGCCCAAGGAAGCATGGATCTCGTTCAAGACATGTTAACGCAAGTTATGAAGAAGCACCCAGAAGCAAAGTGGTTCCACATTGGTGCAGATGAG GTACGTGGCCTGGGCGAGAGTGAAGATTCGAAGCGCTGGTTGGAAGCCAACAGTGGAGACATGGGAAAGCTGTTCCTCAATCATGTGACCGCAGTCGGGAAATTCATGACCAAACTGAAGAGAGGAATCAAGCTGATCTTGTGGGACGACATGTTTCGGAAACTTAGCTCTGACACAATCAAAG AATCAGGTTTGCAGGACCTTGCATCGCCCATGATATGGAAGTACATCCCAAACATGGATGTGAAAGAGATCG GTAACTATATCTCTAAGTATGAACAGGCTGGATTCAAAGGGGTGTGGTTTGCTAGCGCTTTCAAAGGAGCCTCTGGAATTGACCAGAAATGGACCCCAATCAGTCACCATTTAAAAAACCACCTACAGTGGCAGAAAGTCATTCAATCCATGCCTCAGTACAAGTCTGTGAGATTCCAAGGCATTGCTCTGACTGGCTGGCAGAGG TATGAGCATCACACTGTGCTGTGTGAGCTTCTCCCTGTGGCCATCCCTTCTCTGGCTGTCTGTCTTCAGACGCTGAAATACG GTTCATTTGATACGGAGGCAGAGAAGGAGGTGCAGCGCCTCCTTGGGTGTCAGGTTGAGCTGAGCAACAATGAGTG TAAGGGTGCATCCTTTCCTGGCTCAGATGTTTATGAAATGGTGAAGAAGCTCAACGACAACCTCGAGAGTTCAGTTAAAAAGATCATGCAAAGCTA CCATGTCAAGGGATCATTCAGTCCATATCATCGCAAACGCAGCTTTGCAAACCCTCGAAATCTTGCATTTTTCAAAGATGGACTGAAAAA ATTGATGGATGAATGGGATTCCTTTTTACTGACTTTCCGCAAAAATATGGAGGCAATCTTCTACCCAGACACGTTAGAGGAGTGGTTGGAGGAGAATGTGAATGAACACATAGAAAGACTTCATGAAATGGTGGTTGATGTAGAACGAATCATTAAACTCAATGGACAGCCAAAGGTTGATCCTTCAAAAATGAGGTGA
- the narfl gene encoding LOW QUALITY PROTEIN: cytosolic Fe-S cluster assembly factor narfl (The sequence of the model RefSeq protein was modified relative to this genomic sequence to represent the inferred CDS: substituted 2 bases at 2 genomic stop codons) has translation MASHFSGVLQLTDLDDFITPSQECVKPVKVEKKQGRSVAKIQIEDDGSYFQVHQDGQREKLEKAKITLNDCLACSGCITSAESVLITQQSHEELYRVLRQNKQVSSSEQKVVVVSVSPQSRASLAAHYGLSSSEVARRLTGFLKNLGVCHVFDTSFSRSFSLLESQREFLERFQRKEVDKKALPMLASACPGWICYAEKTHGDFILPYISTTRSPQQMMGSLVKGYFASQKGVSPQQIYHVTVMPCYDKKLEASRPDFYLSEYETREVDCVITSGEVLKMLEEENVSLRDVEVAPLDTMFSNICGEELLRHAGSGLGGYLHHIYKHAAKQLFGLEVNELTYKTMKYVXTQQYXKKELKDFNIEKDGQVLLRFAAVYGFRNIQNLVQKLKRGKSPYHFVEVMACPSGCLNGGGQLKPSSDQTNKELLQQVEELYGGERPSVPERDSRVAELYQSWLESVGEEKARQLLHTQYHAIEKNTNGLSIKW, from the exons atgGCGTCGCATTTCAGTGGAGTGCTTCAGCTCACGGATCTGGATGATTTTATCACTCCGTCTCAG GAATGTGTGAAGCCTGTAAAAGTGGAAAAGAAGCAGGGCAGATCTGTGGCTAAAATCCAGATAGAAGATGATGGCAGTTATTTTCAGGTCCATCAG GACGGTCAAAGGGAAAAGTTGGAGAAAGCGAAGATTACTCTAAACGACTGTCTGGCTTGCAGTGGCTGCATCACGTCTGCGGAGAGTGTCCTGATCACCCAACAGAGTCACGAGGAACTGTATCGTGTGCTGCGTCAGAATAAG CAGGTCAGCAGTAGCGAGCAGAAGGTGGTGGTGGTGTCTGTGTCTCCTCAGTCCAGAGCCTCTCTAGCAGCACACTACGGTCTCAGCAGCAGCGAAGTGGCTCGTAGACTCACCGGCTTCCTGAAGAACTTGG GTGTCTGTCACGTGTTTGACACCAGCTTCAGTCGCTCATTCAGCCTGTTAGAAAGCCAGAGGGAGTTTCTAGAGCGATTCCAGCGGAAGGAAGTAGACAAGAAGGCTCTACCGATGCTGGCTTCTGCCTGTCCAG GCTGGATTTGCTATGCTGAGAAGACTCATGGTGACTTCATCCTGCCGTACATCAGCACGACCCGCTCGCCGCAGCAGATGATGGGTTCTCTAGTCAAGGGCTATTTTGCCTCTCAGAAG GGTGTTTCACCGCAGCAGATCTACCATGTGACCGTCATGCCCTGCTATGATAAGAAACTCGAGGCTTCCAGACCAGACTTCTACCTCAGCGAGTACGAGACCAGAGAGGTGGACTGCGTCATCACTTCAG GTGAAGTTCTGAAGATGTTAGAAGAGGAGAATGTGTCCTTGAGGGACGTGGAAGTGGCACCTTTAGACACAAT gTTCAGTAACATATGTGGGGAGGAGCTGCTGCGTCACGCAGGAAGTGGATTGGGAGGATACCTTCATCACATCTACAAACACGCTGCCAAACAGCTGTTTGGGCTTGAAGTTAATGAACTCACTTACAAGACAATGAAGTACGTATGAACACAGCAGTATT aaaaaaaagaattaaaggaTTTCAATATAGAGAAGGACGGTCAAGTTTTGCTGCGATTCGCTGCCGTCTACGGCTTCAGGAACATTCAGAACCTGGTGCAGAAGCTGAAACGTGGAAAGTCTCCATACCACTTTGTAGAAGTGATGGCATGTCCGTCAG GATGTCTGAATGGTGGCGGTCAGCTGAAGCCTTCATCAGATCAAACTAACAAAGAGCTGCTGCAGCAGGTGGAGGAGTTGTACGGCGGTGAACGTCCCTCGGTGCCAGAGCGGGACTCACGAGTGGCTGAACTCTATCAGAGCTGGTTAGAGAGCGTGGGAGAGGAGAAAGCCAGACAGCTGCTGCACACGCAGTACCACGCCATAGAAAAAAACACCAATGGACTCAGTATAAAGTGGTGA
- the hagh gene encoding hydroxyacylglutathione hydrolase, mitochondrial isoform X2, which yields MKVELLPALTDNYMYLLIDEDTKEAAIVDPVEPQKVVDAVKKHGVKLKTVLTTHHHWDHAGGNEKLVKLMPGLTVYGGDDRVGALTQKVTHYNTFKVGSLNVKCLSTPCHTRGHICYFVTKENSTEPPAVFTGDTLFVAGCGKFFEGTADEMYKALIDVLGRLPPETRVYCGHEYTINNLKFARHVEPNNEAIQKKLTWAKDKYDNGEPTIPSTVADEFTFNPFMRVREKSVQEHAGTSDPIEAMRSIRKEKDAFRVPKN from the exons ATGAAGGTAGAACTGCTGCCCGCGCTCACCGACAACTACATGTACCTCCTCATCGATGAAGACACGAAGGAAGCAGCCATAGTCGATCCAGTAGAGCCTCAGAAA GTTGTAGATGCAGTCAAAAAGCATGGCGTGAAGCTCAAAACAGTCCTGACAACCCACCATCACTG GGATCATGCAGGAGGTAATGAGAAGCTGGTGAAGCTCATGCCGGGACTGACCGTGTACGGCGGAGATGACAGAGTGGGAGCTTTAACTCAGAAAGTCACACACTACAACACTTTCAAA GTGGGCTCTCTGAATGTGAAGTGTCTGTCCACGCCGTGTCACACCAGAGGTCACATCTGCTATTTTGTAACAAAAGAAAACAGCACTGAACCACCAGCTGTGTTTACAG GCGATACTCTGTTTGTGGCCGGCTGTGGGAAGTTTTTCGAGGGTACCGCTGATGAGATGTATAAAGCCCTGATCGATGTTTTAGGCCGTCTTCCTCCAGAGACG CGTGTATACTGCGGTCACGAGTACACCATCAACAATCTGAAGTTTGCACGGCATGTTGAGCCAAATAACGAGGCCATCCAGAAAAAGTTAACATGGGCTAAG GATAAATATGATAACGGAGAGCCAACCATTCCCTCTACGGTGGCGGATGAGTTCACATTTAACCCCTTCATGAGAGTGAG AGAGAAGTCAGTACAAGAGCATGCTGGGACCAGTGACCCGATCGAAGCCATGAGAAGCATCCGTAAGGAGAAGGACGCCTTTAGAGTCCCAAAGAATTGA
- the hagh gene encoding hydroxyacylglutathione hydrolase, mitochondrial isoform X1, whose translation MWFRRLAAGACALGVLGAVARKFVPTALFDSALRKSSLVEQTDMKVELLPALTDNYMYLLIDEDTKEAAIVDPVEPQKVVDAVKKHGVKLKTVLTTHHHWDHAGGNEKLVKLMPGLTVYGGDDRVGALTQKVTHYNTFKVGSLNVKCLSTPCHTRGHICYFVTKENSTEPPAVFTGDTLFVAGCGKFFEGTADEMYKALIDVLGRLPPETRVYCGHEYTINNLKFARHVEPNNEAIQKKLTWAKDKYDNGEPTIPSTVADEFTFNPFMRVREKSVQEHAGTSDPIEAMRSIRKEKDAFRVPKN comes from the exons ATGTGGTTCAGGCGGCTGGCGGCGGGTGCCTGCGCTCTCGGTGTCCTCGGAGCTGTCGCGCGCAAATTCG TTCCTACAGCCTTGTTTGACTCCGCTCTTAGGAAATCATCTCTGGTGGAACAGACCGACATGAAGGTAGAACTGCTGCCCGCGCTCACCGACAACTACATGTACCTCCTCATCGATGAAGACACGAAGGAAGCAGCCATAGTCGATCCAGTAGAGCCTCAGAAA GTTGTAGATGCAGTCAAAAAGCATGGCGTGAAGCTCAAAACAGTCCTGACAACCCACCATCACTG GGATCATGCAGGAGGTAATGAGAAGCTGGTGAAGCTCATGCCGGGACTGACCGTGTACGGCGGAGATGACAGAGTGGGAGCTTTAACTCAGAAAGTCACACACTACAACACTTTCAAA GTGGGCTCTCTGAATGTGAAGTGTCTGTCCACGCCGTGTCACACCAGAGGTCACATCTGCTATTTTGTAACAAAAGAAAACAGCACTGAACCACCAGCTGTGTTTACAG GCGATACTCTGTTTGTGGCCGGCTGTGGGAAGTTTTTCGAGGGTACCGCTGATGAGATGTATAAAGCCCTGATCGATGTTTTAGGCCGTCTTCCTCCAGAGACG CGTGTATACTGCGGTCACGAGTACACCATCAACAATCTGAAGTTTGCACGGCATGTTGAGCCAAATAACGAGGCCATCCAGAAAAAGTTAACATGGGCTAAG GATAAATATGATAACGGAGAGCCAACCATTCCCTCTACGGTGGCGGATGAGTTCACATTTAACCCCTTCATGAGAGTGAG AGAGAAGTCAGTACAAGAGCATGCTGGGACCAGTGACCCGATCGAAGCCATGAGAAGCATCCGTAAGGAGAAGGACGCCTTTAGAGTCCCAAAGAATTGA
- the LOC122136589 gene encoding acylpyruvase FAHD1, mitochondrial-like, which produces MSARNIARFWEWGKKIICVGRNYADHAIELKNAIPSEPVLFLKPPSAYVREGSPILLPFYTSNLHHEVELGVVIGKGGTAIPQSSAMEHVAGYVLCLDMTARDVQDECKSKGLPWTLAKAFNTSCPISDFIPKEKIPDPGSIDLWLKVNHIVKQNGSTSQMIFSIPYLINYISEIISLEEGDLILTGTPKGVSSVQEQDELQAGIDGIVTMTFKVDRKS; this is translated from the coding sequence ATGAGCGCAAGGAATATCGCTCGCTTTTGGGAATGGGGAAAGAAAATAATATGCGTCGGGAGAAACTATGCAGATCACGCCATCGAGCTCAAAAATGCAATTCCTAGCGAACCTGTGCTTTTCCTGAAGCCCCCGTCTGCTTACGTTAGGGAAGGGTCTCCTATCCTGCTTCCCTTCTACACCAGCAACCTCCACCATGAGGTTGAGCTGGGGGTGGTGATTGGGAAAGGAGGAACTGCTATTCCTCAGTCTTCAGCCATGGAACATGTGGCTGGATATGTGTTATGTCTGGACATGACAGCTCGGGACGTTCAGGACGAATGCAAGTCCAAAGGTCTTCCATGGACCCTGGCCAAAGCTTTCAACACCTCATGTCCCATCAGTGACTTCATTCCCAAGGAGAAGATTCCAGACCCGGGGAGCATCGACCTGTGGCTGAAGGTGAATCATATTGTGAAACAGAATGGCAGCACATCCCAGATGATCTTTTCCATCCCGTATCTCATAAACTACATCAGCGAGATCATCTCTTTGGAGGAAGGTGATCTCATTCTCACTGGGACCCCTAAAGGAGTGTCCAGTGTACAGGAACAAGATGAACTTCAAGCTGGGATTGACGGCATTGTGACCATGACGTTCAAAGTGGATCGAAAAAGTTGA
- the LOC109061183 gene encoding NADH dehydrogenase [ubiquinone] 1 beta subcomplex subunit 10-like, which produces MPKDHDKDVYPEPPSRTPVEDRQSSLPNPALILSKLFYYSVDLPVTTFRVCLACLSSGKKSHYYHQKFRRVPELTQCQEGDYVCYYEAEMQWRRDYKVDQEIVKVIQERLRACQQREGPSYSQNCYKELQQFEQVSKAFQSRYGDLGAYASARKCLMKQKERMMAEQQQA; this is translated from the exons ATGCCGAAAGATCACGATAAAGATGTGTATCCAGAGCCTCCCAGTCGGACCCCAGTGGAGGATAGACAATCGTCTCTGCCGAATCCAGCTTTAATACTGTCCAAGCTCTTCTACTACTCGGTGGATTTGCCAGTGACTACATTCAGAG TCTGCTTGGCTTGTCTTTCGAGTGGGAAGAAGTCTCACTACTACCATCAGAAGTTTCGCCGTGTTCCTGAGCTGACTCAGTGCCAGGAAGGAGATTATGTGTGCTACTATGAGGCCGAGATGCAGTGGAGGAGAGACTA TAAGGTGGATCAGGAGATAGTGAAGGTGATCCAGGAGCGTCTTCGGGCCTGCCAGCAGCGTGAGGGTCCCAGTTATAGTCAGAACTGCTATAAAGAATTGCAGCAGTTTGAGCAGGTTTCCAAGGCCTTTCAGTCACGCT ATGGGGATCTTGGCGCGTACGCCAGCGCGCGGAAGTGTCTGATGAAACAGAAGGAGAGAATGATGGCAGAGCAACAGCAGGCATAA